The following proteins are co-located in the Legionella busanensis genome:
- the rlmKL gene encoding bifunctional 23S rRNA (guanine(2069)-N(7))-methyltransferase RlmK/23S rRNA (guanine(2445)-N(2))-methyltransferase RlmL, translated as MNYSLFISCAKGLEYLLEAELKTIGLQVTRVSPQGVYGEANEAMIYQLCLWSRLANRVQLILFSGQVFEEQSLYKLCHQFPWQTVFTADKTLAIEFHGTSTHIRNSMYGAQVIKDAIVDHFRKLSGQRPTVDKDKPQIRLHAHLKNDVLTVSFDLIGYSLHQRGYRLQSGEAPLKETLAAALLMRANWPQLAAKGYAFHDPFCGSGTLVIEAAMIAGHIAPGLLRQDQSLIYWVKHQPTLWEKLRAHALTQVKPAKFKLKGTDTNPKLIAHAKANAERAGVLPLISFTQQAIKDCRAESAHGLLICNPPYGERLADATQLIPLYQQIGTIAYSAFQGWQMAFLTSNPMLAKAVGLRAVKQYTFFNGPLECKLYCLSLNTENRLKNNANAATLSSGAQMLTNRLQKNYQHLKKWAKREQVSCYRVYDADLPEYAYAIDIYNDYAVLQEYAAPATIAPHKAEKRSLEVMQVVPKVLGIAADKLVVKQRKQQKGTDQYQKINQTKRTIIVNEGQAKFKVNLYDYLDTGLFLDHRLLRLKFATLAKGVRFLNCFCYTATASVHAALAGALTTNVDLSKTYLNWAQENFKLNNLNLTQHHFIQADCLTWLKTARDKFDVIFLDPPSFSNSKRMTTTLDIQRDQETLIDSAMRLLTPDGSLYFSTNFRQFKLLAAINEKYKVQNITAETIDLDFKRNKRIHHCFLIKRLDSK; from the coding sequence ATGAATTATTCTTTATTTATTAGTTGTGCAAAAGGTTTAGAATATCTGCTTGAAGCGGAATTAAAAACGATTGGATTACAAGTTACGCGGGTTAGTCCTCAGGGTGTTTATGGGGAAGCAAATGAGGCTATGATTTATCAACTATGTTTATGGTCTCGCCTTGCCAATCGAGTTCAATTGATCTTATTTAGTGGTCAGGTTTTTGAAGAACAAAGTCTATATAAACTTTGTCATCAATTCCCTTGGCAAACAGTGTTTACAGCTGATAAAACATTGGCTATCGAGTTTCATGGTACTTCAACACATATACGTAATTCTATGTATGGCGCTCAAGTTATTAAAGATGCGATTGTCGATCATTTTCGCAAATTAAGCGGACAGCGCCCTACCGTGGATAAAGATAAACCCCAGATTCGTTTGCATGCTCATTTAAAAAATGATGTATTAACTGTAAGTTTTGATTTGATAGGGTATAGCCTTCATCAGCGTGGGTATCGCTTGCAATCAGGTGAGGCGCCTTTAAAGGAAACATTAGCGGCTGCATTATTAATGCGTGCTAATTGGCCACAGTTAGCGGCTAAAGGTTATGCTTTTCATGATCCTTTCTGTGGGTCAGGCACTTTAGTTATTGAAGCAGCCATGATAGCTGGTCATATTGCGCCAGGATTACTGCGTCAAGATCAATCATTAATTTACTGGGTTAAGCATCAACCTACTTTATGGGAAAAATTGCGTGCTCATGCCCTTACTCAAGTTAAGCCTGCTAAATTTAAATTAAAAGGAACAGACACAAATCCTAAGTTAATTGCTCATGCAAAAGCTAATGCAGAGCGAGCAGGTGTATTGCCATTAATCTCCTTTACCCAACAGGCTATTAAAGATTGTCGTGCAGAAAGTGCACATGGACTGCTTATCTGTAACCCGCCTTATGGAGAACGTTTAGCGGATGCTACGCAACTTATTCCTTTGTATCAACAAATAGGTACAATAGCTTATAGCGCCTTTCAGGGTTGGCAAATGGCCTTCTTAACTTCTAATCCTATGTTAGCTAAAGCAGTAGGATTACGTGCTGTCAAGCAATATACTTTTTTTAATGGGCCTTTAGAATGTAAGTTATATTGCTTAAGTTTAAATACCGAAAATCGCTTAAAAAATAATGCCAATGCAGCCACTCTTTCAAGTGGCGCTCAAATGCTTACCAATCGTTTACAAAAAAATTACCAGCACCTAAAAAAGTGGGCCAAGCGTGAGCAAGTTAGCTGTTACCGTGTTTATGATGCAGATCTTCCTGAATATGCATATGCTATAGACATCTATAATGACTACGCTGTCTTACAAGAGTATGCAGCGCCTGCAACCATCGCGCCGCATAAAGCAGAAAAAAGAAGTTTAGAAGTAATGCAGGTTGTGCCGAAGGTGTTAGGAATTGCTGCCGATAAATTAGTTGTTAAGCAACGCAAGCAGCAGAAGGGAACAGACCAGTATCAAAAAATAAACCAAACAAAGCGAACAATCATAGTTAATGAAGGACAAGCAAAATTTAAAGTTAACCTTTATGACTATTTAGATACGGGTCTCTTCTTAGATCATCGTTTATTACGCTTAAAGTTTGCTACCTTAGCAAAAGGTGTACGCTTTTTAAATTGCTTTTGTTATACCGCTACGGCTAGTGTACATGCAGCCCTAGCAGGTGCTCTAACGACTAATGTTGATCTGTCAAAAACGTATCTTAATTGGGCCCAAGAAAACTTTAAGTTAAATAATTTAAATCTGACCCAACATCATTTTATTCAAGCAGATTGCTTAACTTGGCTAAAAACTGCTCGTGATAAATTTGATGTTATTTTTCTTGATCCCCCTAGTTTTTCTAATTCCAAACGAATGACGACTACCTTAGATATCCAGCGCGATCAAGAGACATTAATTGATAGCGCAATGCGCTTACTTACTCCTGACGGTAGCTTGTATTTTTCAACTAATTTTCGCCAATTTAAATTGCTTGCTGCAATTAACGAAAAATATAAAGTGCAAAATATTACTGCAGAGACAATTGATCTTGATTTTAAACGTAATAAACGTATTCATCATTGTTTTTTAATTAAACGTTTAGACTCAAAGTAG
- a CDS encoding sensor domain-containing diguanylate cyclase translates to MRIKQSAKNSSLQQESAYLKQIIKIQSLLGQANFNLDAFMQLVAEQLQLLTPATGTVIELVEENEMVYQAATGILANHVGLRLNKQGSISGLCVAKKEVLYSEDTKQDERVNSEACKRFGIRSLVVAPLIYESKSIGVLKILSDKPQAFSIKDRHILQLMAGFIASGLAHQILCEANEHILKERTKALKQLHEAQEKSSYLAHHDYLTQLLNRKSFDEILQRSMAHVKRHGCLLGLMYLDIDYFKSINDTYGHVIGDKLLKAFSARIKRSIRESDTFARLGGDEFIILLEELTAEQDAIVIANKLIKKVSDPFKFNDLTLVLTTSIGIAFYRGEEDSATKLLADADYALYQVKQAGRNNVKIYKSSD, encoded by the coding sequence ATGAGGATAAAGCAATCAGCTAAAAATTCTAGTTTGCAGCAAGAATCTGCTTACTTAAAACAAATTATTAAAATCCAATCCTTATTAGGACAAGCAAATTTTAATTTAGATGCATTTATGCAGCTTGTTGCTGAACAACTCCAATTACTTACACCAGCAACTGGGACAGTGATAGAATTGGTAGAAGAGAATGAAATGGTTTATCAAGCGGCAACAGGCATACTTGCTAATCATGTTGGTTTACGCCTTAATAAACAAGGCAGTATTTCTGGCTTATGCGTTGCGAAAAAGGAAGTGCTTTATTCAGAAGATACAAAGCAAGATGAGCGTGTTAATAGTGAAGCTTGTAAAAGATTCGGGATACGTTCACTTGTGGTTGCCCCTTTAATTTATGAGAGCAAATCTATTGGGGTTCTTAAGATTTTATCTGATAAACCACAAGCCTTCTCTATTAAAGATAGGCATATATTACAATTAATGGCTGGTTTTATCGCTTCAGGTTTGGCACATCAAATTTTATGTGAAGCCAATGAACATATTTTAAAGGAAAGAACTAAAGCCTTGAAACAATTACATGAAGCACAAGAAAAATCATCTTACTTAGCGCATCATGATTATTTAACACAACTTCTTAATAGAAAATCATTTGATGAAATATTACAGCGCTCCATGGCACATGTAAAACGTCATGGCTGTTTATTAGGTTTAATGTATTTAGATATTGATTATTTTAAATCGATTAATGATACCTACGGACATGTTATAGGGGATAAATTATTAAAGGCATTTAGTGCTCGTATTAAACGCAGTATACGCGAGTCTGATACTTTTGCTCGTCTAGGTGGTGATGAGTTTATCATTCTTTTAGAGGAATTAACTGCCGAGCAAGATGCTATTGTTATAGCCAATAAACTTATTAAAAAGGTAAGTGATCCTTTTAAATTTAATGATTTGACTCTAGTGCTTACCACAAGTATTGGTATCGCTTTTTATAGAGGAGAAGAGGATTCTGCTACTAAGTTGTTGGCAGACGCTGATTATGCACTTTATCAAGTTAAACAAGCAGGTAGAAATAATGTTAAAATTTATAAAAGTAGTGACTAA
- the pagP gene encoding lipid IV(A) palmitoyltransferase PagP, which produces MKRALIVLLLTFFLQYSHAGEIEHCVNWPYWFKAACQRLYQVWEQGDNELYFSGYAWHNRYTYSAKKIKSYNEQAWGGGLGKGFYDEKGDWHGLSAIAFLDSHKNIEPAVGYAFLKMAHFNEHTSIGIGYSILVTARPDIFNNIPFPGILPWASFSYRQLTLSATYIPGAVGAGNVLFIIGKWTFAHI; this is translated from the coding sequence ATGAAACGAGCCCTCATTGTGCTGTTGCTAACATTCTTTTTGCAATATAGCCATGCTGGAGAAATCGAGCATTGTGTAAATTGGCCATATTGGTTCAAAGCTGCTTGCCAGCGGCTTTATCAAGTATGGGAACAAGGAGATAACGAACTCTATTTTTCTGGGTATGCTTGGCATAACCGTTATACTTATAGTGCTAAAAAAATTAAATCTTATAATGAGCAAGCATGGGGAGGCGGCTTAGGAAAAGGTTTTTATGACGAAAAAGGAGATTGGCATGGATTATCTGCTATCGCCTTCCTTGATTCTCATAAAAACATTGAACCAGCAGTAGGCTATGCTTTTTTAAAAATGGCTCATTTCAATGAACATACAAGCATTGGTATAGGTTATTCAATTTTAGTTACAGCTCGCCCTGATATATTTAATAATATTCCTTTTCCTGGCATATTGCCTTGGGCATCCTTTTCTTATCGCCAATTAACCTTATCAGCGACGTATATTCCTGGTGCTGTAGGCGCGGGGAACGTATTGTTTATCATAGGAAAATGGACATTCGCTCATATTTAA
- a CDS encoding amino acid permease yields the protein MDLFRKKLIIEHSHSEGHLAKCLSAFDLIFLGVGAIIGAGIFVLTGIVAATQAGPAIIFSYVMAGLACAFSALSYAELASLVGGCGSAYGYAYAGFGELIAWIVGWDLILEYSIAVSAVSTGWSGYFNDLLKTMRIGLPDYLLKGPFDGGWINILAPSIILLLAVLLIWGVKTSSRFNNLMVFIKLAVILLFIIIASINVEPANWSPFMPFGWVGVMHGASLIFFAYIGFDAVSTAAEEAINPQRDLPLGIMGSLIICTILYIIVSGLLTGIVHYSSLNEPSPISHAMLLLGHKVAAGLIGVGAIAGLTTVMLVMFYGLTRIFLAMARDGLLPKLFAHTGTHSKTPVRIILICGILMALIAALIPISDLAELVNIGTLFAFMIVCIGVIILRYRHPELPRPFKTPLMPLIPVLGIISCMYLVIHLPWVTMLRFILWMVIGLIIYFAYGQFNSTLNKQELKN from the coding sequence ATGGACTTGTTTCGTAAAAAATTAATTATTGAGCATAGTCATTCCGAGGGTCATTTAGCGAAATGCTTATCTGCTTTTGATCTAATCTTTCTTGGTGTTGGTGCCATTATTGGCGCAGGTATTTTTGTTTTAACAGGAATAGTCGCTGCTACCCAAGCAGGACCTGCGATTATTTTTTCTTATGTAATGGCTGGATTAGCGTGTGCATTCTCAGCTTTATCTTACGCTGAATTAGCTTCTTTAGTAGGCGGCTGTGGAAGTGCTTATGGTTATGCCTATGCTGGATTTGGTGAGTTAATTGCTTGGATTGTAGGATGGGATTTAATTTTAGAATACTCAATTGCTGTTTCCGCAGTATCAACTGGTTGGAGTGGTTATTTTAATGATTTATTAAAAACAATGCGAATTGGTTTGCCGGATTATTTACTGAAAGGACCATTCGATGGCGGCTGGATTAATATTTTAGCGCCAAGTATTATACTTTTGTTAGCTGTCTTATTGATTTGGGGTGTCAAAACAAGTTCGCGATTTAATAATTTAATGGTTTTCATTAAATTAGCTGTAATATTATTATTCATAATTATAGCAAGTATTAATGTTGAACCAGCAAATTGGTCACCATTTATGCCTTTTGGCTGGGTAGGCGTAATGCATGGCGCTTCTTTAATTTTTTTCGCCTACATTGGTTTCGATGCTGTATCAACAGCGGCTGAAGAAGCGATTAATCCGCAGCGTGATTTACCTTTAGGTATTATGGGTTCATTAATTATATGTACAATTCTATATATTATTGTTTCAGGGTTATTAACTGGAATAGTGCATTATTCTTCATTAAATGAACCTTCGCCTATAAGTCACGCTATGTTACTTTTAGGGCATAAGGTTGCTGCAGGTTTAATTGGTGTTGGCGCAATTGCTGGGTTAACGACAGTCATGCTTGTTATGTTTTATGGACTTACACGTATTTTTCTTGCTATGGCCAGAGATGGCCTATTACCTAAGCTCTTTGCACATACCGGCACTCATTCTAAAACGCCTGTAAGAATTATTTTAATTTGTGGCATTCTTATGGCTTTAATTGCCGCCCTAATACCAATAAGTGATTTAGCTGAATTAGTTAATATTGGTACCTTGTTTGCTTTTATGATAGTTTGTATAGGCGTGATTATTTTACGCTATCGCCATCCAGAATTACCTCGTCCTTTTAAAACACCATTGATGCCCCTTATTCCAGTCCTTGGTATAATAAGTTGTATGTATCTTGTTATCCACTTACCATGGGTTACAATGCTACGCTTTATTCTATGGATGGTTATAGGCTTAATTATTTACTTTGCTTATGGCCAATTTAATAGTACGTTAAATAAGCAAGAACTTAAAAATTAA
- a CDS encoding exopolysaccharide biosynthesis protein translates to MAKESKEKIYPMSRALKRLAESAVKEKKMTYGSIVKELGEQGLGLIIVLFALPSALPISAVPGFSFIFGLPIVFVALHIIIGKHRMWLPKFLSEKEVNTEKLVKIINKTLPYLKYIEKLLKPRLCFMTSPIMVRVHGIVLLLLSLLLLLPIPMSNFIFAGLIILFGLGLTGEDGLCLLVAYLGAILYSIFITTLFKAIF, encoded by the coding sequence TTGGCTAAGGAAAGTAAAGAAAAAATTTACCCGATGTCGCGCGCATTAAAGCGATTAGCCGAAAGCGCAGTAAAAGAAAAAAAAATGACCTATGGGAGTATTGTTAAAGAATTAGGTGAGCAAGGATTAGGTCTTATCATTGTTCTTTTTGCTTTGCCAAGTGCTCTTCCCATTTCAGCTGTGCCCGGCTTCTCTTTTATTTTTGGACTTCCCATTGTTTTTGTTGCATTGCATATTATTATTGGAAAGCATCGAATGTGGCTACCAAAATTCTTATCAGAAAAGGAAGTTAACACTGAAAAGCTTGTTAAAATTATTAACAAAACTTTACCCTACTTAAAATATATTGAAAAGTTATTGAAACCCCGATTGTGCTTTATGACTTCCCCTATTATGGTGAGAGTACATGGTATTGTGTTACTTCTATTAAGTCTACTTCTGTTATTACCTATCCCTATGAGTAATTTTATTTTTGCCGGTCTTATCATTTTGTTTGGATTGGGTTTAACAGGTGAAGATGGTTTGTGCTTATTAGTAGCTTATTTGGGCGCTATCTTATATAGCATATTTATTACTACTTTATTTAAAGCTATTTTTTAA
- a CDS encoding inorganic phosphate transporter, with translation MASEPFFILFVILVAFIFDFINGFHDAANSIATIVTTGVLTPKQAVIWAAFFNFIAFLVFNLTVAKTIGSGLIDTSIVEPYLILAALCGAIFWNLVTWYYGLPSSSSHALVGGLAGAALAKAGLGVLKPLGLFKVLSGIIISPLAGLLLGFFLTTLINKFTEHHNEQALQRSFKGFQLISSAFLSLTHGGNDAQKTMGIIAVLLFSSSWLGDTFYVPFWVVVSCHLVISLGTLAGGWRIVHTMGTKITELNPLRGCAAETGAAFIIFIATESGIPVSTTHTVTGAITGTGISRGLEKIHLPILKRIFFSWLLTIPGAGIVAAAIMLLLK, from the coding sequence ATGGCTTCGGAACCTTTTTTTATATTATTTGTTATCCTAGTTGCCTTTATTTTTGATTTTATCAATGGTTTTCATGATGCAGCTAATTCAATTGCTACCATTGTTACTACCGGTGTCTTAACGCCAAAGCAAGCTGTTATCTGGGCAGCTTTTTTTAATTTTATTGCATTTTTAGTTTTTAATTTGACTGTTGCTAAGACGATTGGTAGTGGACTTATTGATACAAGTATTGTTGAACCCTATTTAATTCTCGCTGCCTTATGTGGTGCAATTTTCTGGAATCTTGTAACCTGGTATTATGGTTTACCCTCAAGCTCTTCACATGCCTTAGTTGGTGGACTTGCAGGTGCTGCTTTAGCTAAAGCTGGATTAGGCGTGTTAAAGCCTTTAGGCCTTTTTAAGGTATTATCTGGTATTATTATTTCGCCTCTTGCTGGTTTGTTATTGGGATTTTTTTTGACAACCCTGATAAATAAGTTTACTGAGCATCACAATGAACAAGCCCTACAACGCTCTTTTAAAGGCTTTCAACTAATCTCTTCTGCATTCTTAAGTTTAACGCATGGTGGTAATGACGCCCAAAAAACAATGGGTATTATTGCAGTACTGCTATTTTCTTCTTCGTGGCTTGGCGATACTTTTTATGTGCCTTTTTGGGTGGTAGTGAGTTGTCATTTAGTTATTAGTTTAGGTACTTTAGCCGGAGGCTGGCGTATTGTACATACGATGGGGACCAAAATTACTGAGCTAAACCCTCTACGTGGCTGCGCGGCCGAAACAGGTGCCGCTTTTATCATTTTTATAGCTACTGAATCTGGAATTCCTGTCTCTACTACTCATACTGTTACCGGAGCTATTACCGGTACTGGTATAAGCCGCGGCTTAGAAAAGATTCACCTACCTATTTTAAAAAGAATATTTTTCTCATGGTTATTAACAATTCCTGGGGCCGGGATCGTAGCTGCTGCTATTATGTTGCTGCTTAAGTAG
- a CDS encoding hemolysin family protein codes for MINIILILVGFILVVLNAFFVAAEFAMVKLRSTRVAIIATQYPWRGVILARVHKQLDAYLSACQLGITLASLGLGWVGEPAFANLLSPLLIYIGITRPGLIEFISFAFAFTLLSFLHIVIGELLPKSWAIRQSERISLWTAVPLYFFYWLMYPIIWLLNSCSNFFLKKLRLDEVHPGEESHSTEELKLILRSSQLHGELTSQESNILAHTLELAKLQAIDVMCSYHDMVTLDSTILEKELLATLERYRYSRYPVYSQQEKKIIGLLHVKDIQPLLHNKDDNELVDLRAFARPIPKISHRLPALTLLRQFQSGMPHFALVYNRQGDIAGFVTLDNLLHLVLGVIKDEFHKTRDAWIKHPDGSLTVKGNCPIFALERALQTPLTLTSEQEEITTVGGLILNQLGSVPTIGQQVEFVDFSAVIETMKKARITQIRIFPKNKKI; via the coding sequence ATGATCAACATTATTTTGATACTCGTTGGCTTTATACTTGTTGTTCTAAATGCTTTTTTCGTAGCAGCAGAATTTGCTATGGTCAAGCTAAGATCAACAAGGGTGGCAATTATTGCAACTCAGTACCCCTGGCGTGGTGTCATTTTAGCCCGTGTACACAAACAATTGGACGCATATTTATCTGCATGCCAGCTAGGCATTACTCTAGCTTCTTTAGGCTTAGGATGGGTAGGCGAACCTGCTTTTGCAAATTTATTATCGCCTTTATTAATATACATTGGTATAACTAGGCCAGGATTGATTGAATTTATTAGCTTTGCTTTCGCTTTTACGTTGTTATCTTTTCTTCATATTGTTATTGGTGAACTGCTTCCTAAGTCTTGGGCAATCAGGCAAAGTGAGCGAATTAGTTTGTGGACAGCTGTACCTCTGTATTTTTTTTATTGGCTAATGTATCCAATTATTTGGCTTCTTAATTCTTGCTCTAATTTCTTTTTAAAAAAACTACGTTTAGATGAAGTGCATCCTGGTGAAGAGTCCCATTCTACTGAGGAATTAAAACTTATACTTCGCTCAAGCCAATTACATGGTGAGCTTACCTCTCAAGAAAGTAATATCTTGGCTCACACACTTGAACTTGCTAAATTACAAGCAATTGATGTTATGTGCTCTTATCATGATATGGTAACATTAGATAGCACTATCTTAGAAAAAGAACTGCTTGCTACATTAGAACGTTATCGCTATAGCCGCTACCCTGTTTACAGTCAGCAAGAAAAGAAAATAATTGGCCTTTTACATGTTAAGGATATACAACCCTTACTGCATAATAAAGATGACAATGAATTAGTAGATTTACGGGCTTTTGCTAGACCTATTCCCAAAATTTCACACAGACTACCTGCTTTAACCTTATTACGTCAATTTCAAAGTGGAATGCCACATTTTGCCTTAGTCTATAATCGCCAAGGTGATATTGCTGGTTTTGTTACGCTTGATAATCTATTACACTTAGTGCTTGGCGTTATTAAAGATGAATTTCATAAAACTCGAGATGCCTGGATAAAACATCCAGACGGTAGTCTGACTGTTAAAGGAAATTGTCCCATATTTGCTTTAGAAAGAGCTTTACAAACACCATTGACACTCACAAGTGAGCAAGAAGAAATTACAACAGTTGGCGGTTTAATTTTAAATCAACTTGGCTCTGTACCAACAATTGGGCAGCAAGTTGAATTTGTAGATTTTTCTGCTGTTATTGAAACGATGAAGAAGGCTAGAATTACCCAGATTAGAATTTTCCCTAAAAATAAAAAAATTTAA
- the coq7 gene encoding 2-polyprenyl-3-methyl-6-methoxy-1,4-benzoquinone monooxygenase gives MRKFSLLDQMIHEVDVALRTLLPPQKRISQRSSPTENKNFTETLTKNQKKHVAGLMRVNHAGEVCAQALYQGQALTARLTDVKAQMISAAEEEIDHLAWCEERLVELNSTPSLLNPIWYIGSFTIGAFAGLIGDRFSLGFLAETELQVSAHLQKHLEKLPAEDKKTALILKQMQEDEAHHAEMAKQAGAVEFPTFLKYLMNKTSQIMTKTSYYI, from the coding sequence ATGAGAAAATTTAGTCTCCTTGATCAAATGATTCATGAAGTTGACGTGGCTCTACGTACGCTTTTACCGCCACAAAAACGGATTAGTCAGCGATCATCTCCAACTGAAAATAAGAATTTTACAGAAACATTAACAAAGAATCAGAAAAAACATGTTGCAGGTCTAATGAGAGTGAACCATGCCGGTGAGGTTTGTGCGCAAGCTTTGTATCAAGGGCAAGCATTAACAGCACGTTTAACTGATGTAAAAGCACAAATGATAAGTGCAGCAGAAGAAGAAATTGATCACCTTGCATGGTGTGAAGAGCGTTTAGTTGAATTAAACAGCACACCTAGCTTATTAAATCCAATCTGGTATATCGGTTCATTTACAATAGGTGCATTTGCAGGATTAATCGGTGATCGATTTAGCTTAGGCTTCTTAGCAGAAACAGAATTACAAGTAAGTGCTCACTTACAAAAACATTTAGAAAAACTACCTGCAGAAGATAAAAAAACAGCACTTATTTTAAAACAAATGCAAGAAGATGAAGCACATCATGCTGAAATGGCTAAGCAAGCAGGCGCAGTTGAATTCCCAACATTTTTAAAGTATTTAATGAATAAAACATCTCAAATAATGACTAAAACAAGTTATTATATTTAA
- a CDS encoding Thivi_2564 family membrane protein has protein sequence MTLLHLIILIIIVGVVLWGINAFIPMAPMIKGLLNFLVFILLLIYILQFFHLIPTIIPFPNFPRAG, from the coding sequence ATGACGCTTTTACATTTAATTATTTTAATTATTATTGTAGGTGTTGTGCTTTGGGGGATTAATGCATTTATTCCTATGGCACCTATGATAAAAGGCTTATTAAATTTCTTAGTTTTTATTTTATTACTTATTTATATTTTGCAATTCTTCCATCTTATTCCAACTATAATACCCTTCCCAAATTTCCCTAGGGCGGGATAG
- a CDS encoding PRC-barrel domain-containing protein, with protein sequence MNMQIVNTDNVIGADVKDLRGKNLGAIETLMIDKLQGQVAYVVLSYGGFLSVGKKLFALPWGLFSYDLKRECFIVSIDKKVLQASPGFDKENWPDMSTKAWKKTMTNYYGSYLSHPNQH encoded by the coding sequence ATGAACATGCAAATAGTTAATACAGACAATGTTATTGGTGCTGACGTTAAAGATTTGCGAGGCAAAAATTTAGGTGCAATTGAAACACTTATGATTGATAAACTACAAGGACAAGTCGCTTATGTAGTATTATCTTATGGAGGCTTTTTAAGTGTAGGCAAAAAATTATTTGCTCTTCCTTGGGGCTTATTTTCTTATGATTTAAAGCGAGAATGCTTTATTGTATCTATTGATAAAAAGGTTTTACAAGCGTCACCTGGTTTTGATAAAGAAAATTGGCCAGATATGTCTACTAAAGCTTGGAAAAAAACAATGACCAATTATTATGGAAGTTATTTATCTCACCCAAATCAACACTAA
- a CDS encoding type 1 glutamine amidotransferase domain-containing protein, with the protein MALTNKKVGILIENDYQELEFWYPYLRLQEEGIEPLIIGKEIKSYTSKLGYEAKADVTAEEASSMYFDAIIIPGGYAPDKMRIQSAMIRLVKNTYEQGRIIAAICHAGWVLISAKILNGKKVTGVKSIQDDLINAGAQFLDEQVVVDNNLITSRTPVDLPFFCQQIIKKLNDKK; encoded by the coding sequence ATGGCACTAACGAATAAAAAAGTTGGCATTTTAATTGAAAATGACTATCAAGAGTTAGAATTTTGGTATCCCTACCTACGCCTACAAGAGGAAGGAATAGAACCTTTAATTATAGGGAAAGAAATCAAAAGTTATACCAGTAAACTAGGTTATGAAGCTAAAGCTGATGTTACGGCAGAAGAGGCAAGCAGTATGTATTTTGATGCCATCATTATTCCTGGCGGTTATGCCCCTGATAAAATGCGTATACAATCAGCAATGATACGTTTAGTGAAAAATACCTATGAACAAGGTAGAATTATTGCAGCTATTTGTCATGCTGGTTGGGTGTTAATCTCTGCTAAAATTTTAAATGGTAAAAAAGTAACTGGCGTTAAATCTATTCAGGATGACTTGATTAATGCAGGTGCACAATTTCTTGATGAGCAAGTGGTAGTAGATAATAATCTAATTACTTCAAGAACCCCAGTTGATTTACCTTTTTTTTGTCAGCAAATTATTAAGAAGTTAAATGATAAAAAATAA
- a CDS encoding TraX family protein has translation MFKFPQIKIADGTIESLKWLALLFMTVDHVNRIFFNSSYYSAYSIGRLAMPLFAFVFAYNLARPANLTSKIYLKMSKRLLLFGLLATPGYITMLHLKSILPLNIMFTLWVAVTTIFIYLQKGGQPLAFCIFFLGSLLVEFSWPGVALSVSFWLYLRKPSGLFAAFILISYFLLNPVNNNNWAMATIPIIFLATLIDIHFPRLRYLFWIYYPLHLTVLVLIKMLIQH, from the coding sequence GTGTTTAAATTTCCACAGATAAAAATTGCCGATGGTACAATTGAGTCCTTAAAGTGGTTAGCTTTGCTGTTTATGACTGTTGATCATGTTAACCGTATTTTTTTTAATTCAAGCTATTATTCTGCCTATAGTATTGGACGATTAGCGATGCCTTTATTTGCCTTTGTTTTTGCTTATAATCTGGCTAGGCCTGCAAATCTTACCAGTAAAATTTATTTAAAGATGAGTAAAAGGCTCTTATTATTCGGGCTTTTAGCAACGCCAGGGTACATTACGATGTTACATTTAAAAAGTATTCTGCCGTTAAACATCATGTTTACTCTTTGGGTCGCTGTAACGACTATTTTTATTTATTTGCAGAAAGGAGGGCAACCTCTGGCTTTTTGTATATTTTTTCTAGGAAGCTTATTGGTTGAGTTTAGCTGGCCTGGAGTAGCTTTAAGTGTTTCATTTTGGCTGTATTTGCGTAAACCTTCAGGATTATTTGCTGCCTTTATTTTAATTTCATATTTTTTATTAAACCCAGTTAATAATAACAACTGGGCTATGGCAACAATCCCTATTATTTTTTTAGCAACTTTAATAGATATTCACTTTCCACGGTTAAGATATCTATTTTGGATTTATTATCCTTTGCATTTAACAGTATTAGTACTAATTAAAATGTTGATACAGCATTAA